Proteins encoded by one window of Roseofilum casamattae BLCC-M143:
- a CDS encoding type II toxin-antitoxin system HicB family antitoxin, translating to MKYSILIQWSEEDNAYIVSLPEWGKYARTHGSTYEEALQNAQEVLEDLIQSYHQDNKPLPSPQTLKLALEKI from the coding sequence ATGAAATATAGCATTTTAATTCAATGGTCGGAAGAAGATAATGCCTATATTGTCAGCTTACCTGAATGGGGTAAATATGCGCGAACTCACGGCAGCACTTATGAAGAAGCCCTGCAAAATGCGCAAGAAGTTCTAGAAGACTTAATTCAGAGTTACCATCAGGACAATAAACCATTACCTTCTCCACAAACTCTGAAACTTGCCCTAGAGAAAATATAA
- a CDS encoding anacyclamide/piricyclamide family prenylated cyclic peptide — protein sequence MKTKKLTPVTVAPVKRENVAMATVSRDGNAMIAPALSHHIATMWGTPFAGDEAE from the coding sequence ATGAAAACCAAAAAACTGACTCCCGTAACTGTGGCTCCCGTGAAGCGGGAAAATGTGGCTATGGCTACCGTTTCTCGTGATGGCAATGCGATGATCGCACCAGCACTAAGCCACCACATAGCAACAATGTGGGGGACTCCTTTTGCGGGGGACGAAGCAGAGTAG